A genome region from Rhodanobacter thiooxydans includes the following:
- the sdhD gene encoding succinate dehydrogenase, hydrophobic membrane anchor protein, with protein sequence MSEWHRRDPLNRNPTAARASALYRAIGLGSAKSGAHHWWLQRVTAVALVPLLLWLLASLLAHARGGHPAVALWLGRPAVAVTMAVLLVVLFWHMKLGLRVIVEDYVHADRVKFAALVAVDLACMALMAIGVFTSLYLAFR encoded by the coding sequence ATGTCCGAATGGCACCGGCGTGATCCGCTCAACCGCAACCCGACTGCCGCCCGGGCCTCGGCCTTGTATCGCGCCATCGGCCTGGGGTCGGCCAAGTCCGGCGCACACCACTGGTGGCTGCAGCGGGTGACCGCGGTGGCGCTGGTGCCGCTGTTGCTGTGGCTGCTGGCGTCGCTGCTTGCCCATGCCCGTGGCGGTCATCCGGCGGTGGCGCTCTGGCTGGGCCGGCCTGCGGTGGCCGTGACCATGGCCGTGCTGCTGGTGGTGCTGTTCTGGCACATGAAGCTCGGCCTGCGCGTGATCGTGGAGGACTACGTGCATGCCGACCGCGTGAAATTTGCGGCCCTGGTCGCAGTCGATCTGGCCTGCATGGCGCTGATGGCCATCGGCGTGTTCACCAGCCTGTACCTGGCGTTTCGATAA
- the sdhC gene encoding succinate dehydrogenase, cytochrome b556 subunit, protein MATTRPRPRAPDIQIYKPQLTSVLSILHRITGVLLSVGSVLLVAWLVAVAAGGDSYAMAERWLRSWIGMLLLLGWIFALFYHLCNGIRHLAWDLDFGFELGSIYRSGWTVVAVSVILTLATWTLGLAGGE, encoded by the coding sequence ATGGCCACGACCAGACCTCGTCCGCGCGCCCCGGACATCCAGATCTACAAGCCGCAGTTGACCTCGGTGCTGTCGATCCTGCACCGCATCACCGGCGTGCTGCTCAGCGTGGGCAGCGTGTTGCTGGTGGCGTGGCTGGTCGCGGTGGCGGCCGGCGGCGACAGCTATGCCATGGCCGAGCGCTGGCTGCGTTCGTGGATCGGCATGCTGTTGCTGCTGGGCTGGATCTTCGCGTTGTTCTACCACCTGTGCAACGGCATCCGGCACCTGGCCTGGGACCTGGATTTCGGCTTCGAGCTGGGCAGCATCTATCGCTCCGGCTGGACGGTGGTGGCGGTCAGCGTGATCCTGACCCTGGCTACCTGGACACTCGGCCTGGCGGGCGGGGAGTAG
- a CDS encoding succinate dehydrogenase iron-sulfur subunit codes for MSRNSGASPASRIEAGATWPEPEGATRVQHLQVYRYEPESGRNPRIDTYAIDRDKCGPMLLDALIKIKNEIDPTLTFRRSCREGVCGSCAMNIDGSNWLACIRSLDEINEPATVYPLNNMDVVKDLVGDQTHALAQYQSIKPWLRSKTPAPTRERLQSPEERKRLDGDYECILCFCCTSGCPSHWWNGDRFLGPAVLLQAHRWLVDSRDEATGERLDELEDPFKLYRCHTILNCTRTCPKGLNPGKKIAEIKLMIQQRRS; via the coding sequence GTGTCACGCAACTCGGGTGCATCCCCCGCCTCGCGCATCGAAGCGGGCGCGACCTGGCCCGAACCGGAGGGCGCCACCCGGGTGCAGCACCTGCAGGTGTACCGCTACGAGCCCGAGTCGGGGCGCAATCCACGCATCGACACCTATGCCATCGACCGCGACAAGTGCGGGCCGATGCTGCTGGACGCGCTGATCAAGATCAAGAACGAGATCGACCCCACGCTGACGTTCCGCCGTTCGTGCCGCGAGGGCGTGTGCGGCTCGTGTGCGATGAACATCGATGGCAGCAACTGGCTGGCGTGCATCCGCTCGCTCGACGAAATCAACGAGCCGGCCACCGTGTACCCGCTCAACAACATGGACGTGGTCAAGGACCTGGTCGGCGACCAGACCCACGCCCTGGCCCAGTATCAATCGATCAAGCCGTGGTTGCGCAGCAAGACACCCGCCCCGACGCGCGAGCGCCTGCAGTCGCCGGAGGAACGCAAGCGGCTGGACGGGGATTACGAGTGCATCCTGTGTTTCTGCTGCACCTCCGGATGCCCCAGCCACTGGTGGAATGGCGACCGCTTCCTCGGACCGGCGGTGCTGCTGCAGGCCCATCGCTGGCTGGTGGACAGCCGCGACGAGGCGACCGGCGAACGGCTGGACGAGCTGGAGGATCCGTTCAAGCTGTACCGCTGCCACACCATCCTCAATTGCACGCGCACCTGCCCCAAGGGGCTCAACCCCGGCAAGAAAATTGCCGAGATCAAGCTGATGATCCAGCAGCGGCGCAGTTGA
- a CDS encoding peptide MFS transporter, translated as MSQTSAAGDAVPRPDYPQLLGHPRPLWMLFMTEFWERFAYYSVSWALVLYIVAQFFHGDSAGQGWAAGVYGAYTALIYAASIFGGYVADRVIGYQRSILLGAAVMAAGLFTLLLPSKPLMMLGLALVIAGDGLFKPNISTMVGQLYGRDDPRRDRGFTLFYMGINAGAFVAPLLTGWMAATFTDTPMQQNYRVVFAAAGVGMLLSFLWFWFGRRNLKDVGRPLPGMENRARVLWVLLGAAVAVPLIYALLAYVGADGLQWLLGALFIGVAAALIVEARRHDRVQLHRVIAMLIVFGFSVVFWTFYFQFGTSLNFLAENWVDREMFGGWIFPVGWFQSVTPLAILVFAPLLTLVWGMFARRHAEPSIPRKFGFGLIFNGLGFVVLVYALKELLGPTGLIPFWPLVLCYVMQTLGELCLSPIGLSMVTKLAPPRFVGLAMGGWFLSLAGGGDFSGLVARSISGTHGMTVASALAGFNFCLWVLLGSGALLLAISPLINRLMHGVR; from the coding sequence ATGAGCCAGACCAGCGCCGCCGGCGACGCCGTGCCGAGGCCCGACTACCCGCAGCTGCTCGGCCATCCGCGCCCGCTGTGGATGCTGTTCATGACGGAGTTCTGGGAGCGCTTTGCCTACTACAGCGTGAGCTGGGCGCTGGTGCTGTACATCGTGGCGCAGTTCTTCCACGGCGATTCGGCCGGGCAGGGCTGGGCCGCCGGCGTCTATGGTGCCTACACCGCGCTGATCTACGCCGCCTCGATCTTCGGCGGCTACGTGGCCGACCGGGTGATCGGCTACCAGCGCTCGATCCTGCTCGGCGCCGCGGTGATGGCGGCGGGCCTGTTCACCCTGCTGCTGCCGAGCAAGCCGCTGATGATGCTGGGGCTGGCGCTGGTGATCGCCGGCGACGGCCTGTTCAAGCCGAACATCTCCACCATGGTGGGCCAGCTCTACGGTCGCGACGATCCGCGCCGCGACCGCGGCTTCACCCTGTTCTACATGGGCATCAACGCCGGCGCCTTCGTGGCGCCGCTGCTCACCGGCTGGATGGCCGCCACCTTCACCGACACGCCGATGCAGCAGAACTACCGCGTGGTGTTCGCCGCCGCCGGCGTGGGCATGCTGCTGAGCTTCCTGTGGTTCTGGTTCGGTCGGCGCAACCTGAAGGATGTGGGTCGCCCGCTGCCGGGCATGGAGAATCGCGCGCGCGTGCTGTGGGTGCTGCTCGGCGCGGCGGTTGCGGTGCCGCTGATCTACGCACTGCTGGCCTATGTCGGTGCCGACGGCCTGCAGTGGCTGCTCGGTGCGTTGTTCATCGGCGTGGCGGCGGCGCTGATCGTCGAGGCGCGGCGCCACGACCGCGTGCAGCTGCACCGCGTGATCGCCATGCTGATCGTGTTCGGCTTCAGCGTGGTGTTCTGGACGTTCTACTTCCAGTTCGGCACCTCGCTGAACTTCCTGGCCGAGAACTGGGTGGATCGCGAGATGTTCGGCGGCTGGATCTTCCCGGTCGGCTGGTTCCAGTCGGTGACGCCGCTGGCGATCCTGGTGTTCGCGCCGCTGTTGACGCTGGTGTGGGGCATGTTCGCGCGCCGCCATGCCGAGCCATCGATCCCGCGCAAGTTCGGCTTCGGCCTGATCTTCAACGGGCTGGGTTTCGTGGTGCTGGTGTATGCGCTGAAGGAGCTGCTCGGTCCGACCGGACTGATCCCGTTCTGGCCGCTGGTGCTGTGCTACGTGATGCAGACGCTGGGCGAGCTGTGCCTGTCGCCGATCGGGCTGTCGATGGTGACCAAGCTGGCGCCGCCGCGCTTCGTGGGCCTGGCGATGGGCGGCTGGTTCCTCTCGCTGGCCGGCGGCGGCGACTTCTCCGGCCTGGTGGCGCGTTCGATCAGCGGCACGCACGGCATGACGGTGGCCTCGGCGCTGGCCGGCTTCAACTTCTGCCTCTGGGTGCTGCTCGGCTCAGGCGCACTGCTGCTGGCGATCTCGCCGCTGATCAACCGGCTGATGCACGGGGTGCGCTGA
- a CDS encoding peptide MFS transporter: MGNTTLSGDARPVPDYPQLLGHPRPLWMLFMSEFWERFAFYGMRWALTLYIVAQFYGGNDTGQADASRTYGAYLALVYATAVFGGYVADKILGYQRSILLGAVVMAAGLFMVMVPNHAVFMLGLATIIVGNGLFKPNISSMVGQLYAQGDSRRDRGFTLFYMGINAGALIAPVLTSILANKVFGTPGHHNYQVVFAASGVGMLISLVWFWFGRRQLGPVGRPAPEQASRMRVVYVVLGVLAAIPLVYLLMDKAGAVAIQWLLSVLFLGVGVMLVVEAIRTGRVQIQRVIAMLIIFTFNVLFWMFFEQAGSSFNFLAQHIVDRNLGGWEFPIGWFQSVNPVAIVLLAPLISLVWGWLDKRGAEPSIPRKFGLGLIGNALGFAVLMYALSALVGGDGMIPLWTLALCYVLQTAGELCLSPIGLSMVTKLAPVRLVGLGMGGWFLSTAIGNNLAGLFAGHVSGETGMTVDSALSGYTMGFWILLGGGIVLFLVAPLINRLMHGVR; encoded by the coding sequence ATGGGCAACACCACACTCTCCGGCGACGCCAGGCCGGTACCCGACTACCCGCAGCTGCTGGGCCACCCGCGCCCGCTGTGGATGCTGTTCATGTCGGAGTTCTGGGAGCGCTTTGCGTTCTACGGCATGCGCTGGGCGCTCACGCTGTACATCGTGGCGCAGTTCTACGGCGGCAACGACACCGGCCAGGCGGATGCCAGCCGCACCTACGGCGCGTACCTGGCGCTGGTCTACGCCACCGCGGTGTTCGGCGGCTACGTGGCCGACAAGATCCTCGGCTACCAGCGCTCGATCCTGCTCGGCGCGGTGGTGATGGCGGCCGGCCTGTTCATGGTGATGGTGCCGAACCACGCGGTGTTCATGCTCGGCCTGGCCACCATCATCGTCGGCAACGGCCTGTTCAAGCCGAACATCTCCTCGATGGTCGGCCAGCTCTACGCGCAGGGCGACTCGCGCCGCGACCGCGGCTTCACCCTGTTCTACATGGGCATCAACGCCGGTGCGCTGATCGCACCGGTACTGACCAGCATCCTCGCCAACAAGGTATTCGGCACGCCCGGCCACCATAACTACCAGGTGGTGTTCGCCGCTTCCGGCGTGGGCATGCTGATCAGCCTGGTGTGGTTCTGGTTCGGTCGCCGCCAGCTCGGCCCGGTCGGTCGCCCGGCGCCGGAGCAGGCCAGCCGCATGCGCGTGGTGTATGTGGTGCTCGGCGTGCTGGCGGCGATCCCGCTGGTCTATCTGCTGATGGACAAGGCCGGCGCGGTGGCGATCCAGTGGCTGCTGAGCGTGCTGTTCCTGGGCGTGGGCGTGATGCTGGTGGTCGAGGCGATCCGCACCGGCCGCGTGCAGATCCAGCGGGTGATCGCGATGCTGATCATCTTCACCTTCAACGTGCTGTTCTGGATGTTCTTCGAGCAGGCCGGCAGCTCGTTCAACTTCCTCGCGCAGCATATCGTCGACCGCAACCTCGGCGGCTGGGAGTTTCCGATCGGCTGGTTCCAGTCGGTCAACCCGGTGGCGATCGTGCTGCTGGCGCCGCTGATCTCGCTGGTCTGGGGCTGGCTGGACAAGCGTGGCGCCGAGCCGTCGATCCCGCGCAAGTTCGGCCTGGGCCTGATCGGCAACGCGCTGGGCTTCGCGGTGCTGATGTATGCGCTGTCGGCGTTGGTCGGCGGCGACGGCATGATCCCGCTGTGGACGCTGGCGCTGTGCTACGTGCTGCAGACCGCCGGCGAGCTGTGCCTGTCGCCGATCGGCCTGTCGATGGTGACCAAGTTGGCGCCGGTGCGCCTGGTCGGGCTGGGCATGGGCGGCTGGTTCCTGTCCACCGCGATCGGCAACAACCTCGCCGGCCTGTTCGCCGGCCATGTCAGCGGCGAGACCGGCATGACCGTGGATTCGGCGTTGTCCGGCTACACCATGGGCTTCTGGATCCTGCTCGGCGGCGGCATCGTGCTGTTTTTGGTCGCGCCGCTGATCAACCGGCTGATGCATGGGGTTCGATAG
- a CDS encoding tryptophan 2,3-dioxygenase: MTDNQRELEAGIERDLSGRMTYASYLQLETLLSAQRTVSDPPYHDEMLFIVQHHVAELWLKLLIHELRAALALLREDHADQALKVLARVKQIQRQLFEQWAVLETMTPHEYLAFRDALGPSSGFQSAQYRTVEFLLGNKNADMLAVFEHDPAIQQGLRDTLNAPGVYDETLRWLARRGHAVPQELLARDVSQPWQRSEALLPVLRAIYEAPEQHWAEFHLCETLVDIEESFQLWRFRHMKAVERIIGFRRGTGGSSGVAFLKKALDLTFFPELIEVRTVLGS, translated from the coding sequence ATGACGGACAACCAGCGCGAACTCGAGGCAGGCATCGAGCGCGACCTTTCCGGGCGCATGACCTATGCGAGCTATCTGCAGCTGGAGACGCTGCTGTCCGCGCAGCGGACGGTATCCGACCCGCCTTACCACGACGAGATGCTGTTCATCGTGCAGCACCACGTGGCCGAGCTGTGGCTGAAGCTGTTGATCCACGAATTGCGCGCCGCGCTGGCGCTGCTGCGCGAGGACCATGCCGACCAGGCGCTGAAGGTGCTGGCGCGGGTGAAGCAGATCCAGCGCCAGCTGTTCGAGCAGTGGGCGGTGCTGGAGACGATGACGCCGCATGAGTACCTCGCCTTCCGCGATGCGCTGGGGCCGTCGTCGGGTTTCCAGAGCGCGCAGTACCGCACGGTGGAGTTCCTGCTGGGCAACAAGAACGCCGACATGCTGGCGGTGTTCGAGCACGACCCGGCGATCCAGCAAGGCCTGCGCGACACGCTGAACGCGCCGGGCGTCTACGACGAGACGCTGCGCTGGCTGGCGCGGCGCGGCCATGCGGTACCACAGGAGCTGCTTGCGCGCGACGTCAGCCAGCCGTGGCAGCGCAGCGAGGCGCTGCTGCCGGTGCTGCGCGCGATCTACGAGGCGCCGGAGCAGCACTGGGCCGAGTTCCACCTGTGCGAGACGCTGGTGGACATCGAGGAGAGCTTCCAGTTGTGGCGCTTCCGCCACATGAAGGCGGTGGAGCGCATCATCGGCTTCCGCCGCGGCACCGGCGGTTCCTCGGGCGTGGCCTTCCTGAAGAAGGCGCTGGATCTCACCTTCTTTCCCGAATTGATCGAGGTGCGCACGGTGCTGGGCAGCTAG
- a CDS encoding 4Fe-4S binding protein, with product MNRAPISDAASGAGTARLARLGLAMRRHRKLILGIQWVVVLGYTVLVCVPAFLPLPPEQAHVWNNLTRFAQFVFWGIWWPFVILSIMLLGRMWCGVLCPEGALTEWASGFGLGRGIPRWMKWSGWPFVAFVMTTVFGQMTSVYDYPKPALLILGGSTVAAIATGLVWGREKRIWCRHLCPVSGVFGLLAKIAPLHFSVDQAAWDTAPAGHRTSRKHPVNCAPMIDIRRMQSASACHMCGRCAGERGAVTLAARSPSTEILAARSGMTDADKWPVRLLIFGMLGVALGAFQWSASPWLVAAKQAVAGWLIDRQAWWPLNDVGHWWLFTDYPEANDAFTWLDGGLLLAYIAAETILVGGWIRLWLHLAERLSGLYWRRLAYTLIPFAGASLFVGLSLLTSAQLHGEGIALPWANGVRMALLTMAGAWSTRLAWRLAPRRRLPSMAAILAAVALPYAAWGTQFFLW from the coding sequence ATGAACAGAGCCCCGATATCCGACGCCGCGTCCGGAGCAGGCACCGCCCGGCTCGCCCGCCTTGGCCTGGCGATGCGGCGGCACCGAAAGCTCATCCTCGGCATCCAGTGGGTCGTCGTGCTTGGCTACACCGTTCTGGTGTGCGTACCGGCGTTCCTGCCGCTGCCGCCCGAGCAAGCGCACGTCTGGAACAACCTCACCCGTTTCGCCCAGTTCGTCTTTTGGGGCATCTGGTGGCCGTTCGTCATTCTTTCCATCATGTTGCTCGGCCGCATGTGGTGCGGCGTACTGTGCCCGGAGGGCGCCCTGACGGAGTGGGCCTCCGGTTTCGGTCTGGGCCGGGGGATTCCGCGCTGGATGAAATGGAGCGGCTGGCCGTTCGTGGCCTTCGTCATGACCACGGTATTCGGCCAGATGACCAGCGTTTACGACTATCCGAAACCCGCGCTGCTGATACTTGGCGGCTCGACCGTGGCGGCGATTGCCACCGGGCTGGTCTGGGGGCGGGAAAAGCGCATATGGTGCCGCCACCTGTGCCCCGTCTCTGGCGTATTCGGCCTGCTGGCAAAAATCGCCCCGCTGCACTTCAGCGTGGATCAGGCGGCCTGGGACACCGCTCCTGCCGGCCATCGCACCAGCCGGAAACATCCGGTGAACTGCGCGCCCATGATTGACATCCGCCGCATGCAAAGTGCGTCTGCCTGCCACATGTGCGGACGCTGTGCCGGCGAGCGCGGAGCGGTCACCCTGGCAGCGCGTTCACCCAGCACCGAAATCCTCGCCGCGCGATCCGGCATGACCGATGCCGACAAGTGGCCCGTTCGCCTGCTGATCTTCGGCATGCTCGGCGTGGCGCTGGGCGCTTTCCAGTGGAGCGCGTCGCCCTGGCTGGTCGCCGCGAAACAGGCTGTGGCGGGATGGCTGATCGACCGCCAGGCTTGGTGGCCGCTCAATGACGTCGGCCATTGGTGGCTATTCACCGACTACCCCGAGGCCAACGACGCATTCACCTGGCTCGACGGCGGCTTGCTGTTGGCCTACATCGCCGCCGAGACGATCCTCGTCGGCGGCTGGATCAGGCTCTGGCTCCACCTGGCGGAACGACTGTCGGGTCTGTACTGGCGACGGTTGGCCTATACGCTCATACCGTTTGCAGGAGCCAGCCTGTTCGTTGGCCTGAGTCTGCTTACCAGCGCCCAACTGCACGGGGAGGGTATTGCCCTGCCATGGGCCAATGGCGTCCGGATGGCTTTGCTGACGATGGCTGGCGCCTGGAGCACGCGCCTGGCGTGGCGTCTGGCTCCGCGCCGCCGGCTGCCATCGATGGCAGCCATCCTGGCGGCAGTGGCTTTGCCGTACGCTGCGTGGGGCACGCAGTTCTTCCTCTGGTAG
- a CDS encoding FTR1 family iron permease: MGNAVFIVWRESIEAMLVIGILHGWLRGRPEARAGLPWLWGGVAAGLGLAVLLALVITGIGAWAAPATLEWFQAAMPLVACGLVFQMVWWMRRRGAGLKKELEAGMQRSAIGAHWLGIATLAAVAVGREGAETVVFLYGALQGAADADFVLGGGLGFLLALAVYWLLSRGTRFVSWRAFFRVTEILLLLLGGALLVDGAEKLVGMEVLPPLADPLWNTSTLLDDSMRVGGFVAAFTGYRAMPSGMAYALLAAYWALALGLLPKTQPRRQQA; the protein is encoded by the coding sequence ATGGGCAATGCTGTTTTCATCGTATGGCGCGAAAGCATCGAGGCGATGCTGGTCATCGGCATCCTGCACGGATGGCTGCGCGGTCGGCCCGAAGCCCGCGCCGGGCTACCCTGGTTGTGGGGCGGCGTCGCGGCAGGATTGGGGCTGGCGGTGTTGCTGGCGCTGGTCATCACGGGCATCGGCGCATGGGCGGCGCCGGCAACGCTGGAATGGTTCCAGGCTGCCATGCCGCTGGTCGCCTGTGGCCTCGTTTTCCAGATGGTGTGGTGGATGCGCCGGCGCGGCGCGGGGTTGAAGAAGGAACTGGAAGCCGGCATGCAGCGCTCGGCCATCGGAGCCCATTGGCTGGGTATTGCCACACTGGCCGCCGTGGCGGTCGGCCGCGAGGGCGCGGAAACGGTGGTGTTCCTCTACGGCGCGCTACAAGGCGCTGCGGATGCCGACTTCGTCCTGGGTGGCGGGCTGGGCTTTCTACTGGCGCTGGCGGTCTACTGGTTGCTCTCCCGCGGCACCCGCTTCGTTTCATGGCGGGCCTTTTTCCGCGTTACGGAAATCCTGCTGTTGTTGCTTGGAGGGGCGCTGCTGGTCGACGGAGCGGAAAAACTCGTGGGCATGGAAGTGCTGCCGCCCTTGGCCGACCCGCTCTGGAACACCTCCACCCTGTTGGATGACAGCATGCGGGTCGGCGGCTTCGTCGCTGCCTTCACCGGCTACCGGGCCATGCCGTCCGGCATGGCGTATGCGTTGCTCGCCGCCTATTGGGCGCTAGCGTTGGGGTTATTGCCGAAGACCCAGCCAAGGCGCCAGCAGGCATGA
- a CDS encoding cupredoxin domain-containing protein encodes MDTIAWRPRQSSLQAAGSLPSPSQAANGHPHGMREAVGAWAVTIALGVAACLFASTSAAAELPAYTLVAKDGRLTPAVLDVPAQTRFKIIVRNDGSEPIEFESLQLRKEKVLAPGAQSFVVIAPLRPGEYEFFDDFHPDSGRGRIVAK; translated from the coding sequence ATGGATACCATCGCCTGGCGGCCGCGCCAGTCCAGCCTTCAGGCTGCCGGTAGCCTGCCCTCTCCCAGTCAGGCTGCGAACGGCCACCCGCATGGCATGCGCGAGGCAGTTGGCGCGTGGGCCGTGACCATCGCACTCGGGGTGGCGGCCTGCTTGTTCGCATCCACATCGGCGGCGGCGGAACTGCCCGCCTATACCTTGGTGGCCAAGGATGGCCGGCTGACACCCGCCGTCCTGGACGTGCCCGCGCAGACGCGCTTCAAGATCATCGTGCGCAACGATGGGAGCGAGCCGATCGAGTTCGAGAGCCTGCAACTGCGCAAGGAGAAGGTGCTCGCGCCGGGTGCGCAATCTTTCGTCGTGATTGCGCCGCTGCGACCCGGCGAATACGAGTTCTTCGACGACTTTCACCCCGACAGCGGTCGTGGCCGCATCGTCGCCAAATAA
- a CDS encoding carbohydrate porin — translation MAAAMAVALFAAVPAHAASEVEMVKLIHNLNARLDQLEKRNVELEREIRAERIAAKAPAGLESRVQSLEKSQAAVTKGLESEDISQYEPELTSRLKAVEVDVLDMRKPAKTVEALEGLKVAANLTSVIQTPSGLPVGTADGNSQLNYRADVTAELPLEPIGNTDQKLFAHFRMGQGLGLNSPFSHLGAFANTPNAVAFRASGANPDDSVAILGEAWYQATIPLPFGGFKPRSRQSLEFTFGKMDLFGFFDQNAVANDETHQFLNSSFVHNPLLDAGGQVGVDANGFQPGFVLSYLNEWRKPESWRLSLGVFGTHAGANYQRFFSAPLIMVQAETSLRLLRGLPGNLRFYAWRQGQGSELDGSAAEQNGWGISADQRVGDGMTLFGRYGRMVNGKVRFDRALTLGAEINGSYWNRGADAIGIAGAWLGASGNYRAFGGSGDLDGDGLADFRFTPGDAERLAEIHYRYRISRQFELSPNFQYVWKMGANPKAGGVSVLGLRAQLSY, via the coding sequence ATGGCCGCCGCGATGGCCGTCGCGTTGTTTGCGGCAGTGCCGGCCCACGCCGCCTCCGAGGTTGAGATGGTGAAGCTGATTCACAACCTCAACGCGCGCCTGGATCAGCTGGAAAAGCGCAACGTCGAACTGGAGCGCGAGATTCGTGCCGAACGCATTGCCGCCAAGGCGCCGGCCGGCCTCGAATCGCGCGTACAGTCTCTGGAGAAATCGCAGGCTGCGGTAACGAAGGGGCTGGAGAGCGAGGACATCAGCCAGTACGAGCCCGAGCTTACCTCTCGCCTCAAAGCCGTGGAGGTCGACGTTCTGGACATGAGGAAACCCGCAAAGACCGTCGAGGCGCTGGAAGGACTGAAGGTCGCGGCGAACCTGACCAGCGTGATCCAGACGCCCTCCGGCTTGCCTGTGGGAACAGCCGACGGCAACAGCCAGCTCAACTACCGGGCCGACGTCACCGCCGAGTTGCCGCTGGAGCCCATCGGCAATACCGATCAGAAACTTTTTGCGCATTTCCGCATGGGCCAGGGCCTGGGGTTGAACAGTCCGTTCAGCCATCTCGGCGCCTTCGCCAACACCCCCAACGCGGTGGCTTTCCGCGCCAGCGGCGCCAATCCCGACGACTCGGTGGCGATTCTGGGCGAGGCCTGGTACCAGGCGACAATTCCCCTGCCTTTCGGCGGTTTCAAGCCGCGCTCGCGCCAGTCGCTGGAGTTCACCTTCGGCAAGATGGATCTGTTCGGTTTCTTTGACCAGAACGCCGTCGCCAATGACGAAACGCACCAGTTCCTCAACTCTTCCTTCGTTCACAATCCCTTGCTGGATGCTGGCGGCCAGGTTGGAGTGGATGCCAACGGCTTCCAGCCTGGATTCGTGCTTTCCTACCTGAACGAATGGCGCAAACCGGAGTCGTGGCGGCTCTCACTGGGCGTGTTCGGCACCCATGCCGGCGCCAACTATCAGCGCTTCTTCTCCGCCCCGCTCATCATGGTCCAGGCGGAAACCTCTCTCCGACTGCTCCGCGGCCTCCCCGGCAATCTCCGCTTTTACGCCTGGCGCCAGGGCCAGGGCTCGGAACTGGACGGCAGTGCCGCCGAGCAAAACGGATGGGGCATCTCCGCCGACCAGCGCGTGGGCGACGGCATGACGCTGTTCGGACGCTACGGCCGGATGGTCAATGGCAAGGTGCGTTTCGATCGCGCGCTTACCCTCGGTGCTGAAATCAACGGGTCGTATTGGAACCGTGGCGCCGATGCCATCGGCATCGCAGGCGCGTGGCTCGGCGCAAGCGGGAATTACCGCGCGTTTGGCGGCTCGGGCGACCTGGATGGCGATGGGCTCGCCGATTTCCGGTTCACTCCCGGCGATGCGGAAAGACTGGCCGAAATCCATTACCGCTATCGCATCAGTCGGCAATTCGAGCTTTCACCCAACTTCCAGTACGTCTGGAAGATGGGCGCCAATCCCAAGGCCGGCGGCGTCTCCGTGCTGGGCCTGCGGGCGCAGCTCTCCTACTGA
- a CDS encoding iron transporter, whose amino-acid sequence MSCVRSAVVTLVALTALAAQPARAVEYPIGTPQQRDGMEIAAVYLQPIEMEPEGMMRPAKDSDVHMEADIHALANNPNGFDEGAWMPYLTVKYEITRQGSTQRLDGDFMAMVASDGPHYGDNVKLMGPGKYHVKFTIYPPSTATHFGRHTDRLTGVRPWFKPFVVENDFTYVGIGKKGGY is encoded by the coding sequence ATGTCATGCGTTCGATCCGCTGTTGTCACTCTCGTTGCACTGACCGCGCTCGCCGCACAGCCTGCCCGTGCCGTCGAGTACCCCATCGGTACGCCGCAACAACGCGATGGCATGGAAATCGCCGCCGTTTACCTGCAGCCCATCGAAATGGAGCCGGAAGGCATGATGCGCCCGGCCAAGGATTCCGACGTGCACATGGAAGCGGACATTCACGCGCTGGCCAATAACCCCAATGGCTTCGACGAGGGCGCCTGGATGCCCTACCTGACCGTCAAATACGAAATCACCCGGCAAGGGAGCACCCAGCGGCTCGACGGTGACTTCATGGCCATGGTTGCCAGCGACGGCCCGCATTACGGGGACAACGTGAAGCTCATGGGGCCGGGAAAATACCATGTGAAATTCACCATCTATCCGCCTTCGACGGCCACCCATTTCGGCCGTCATACCGACCGCCTGACAGGTGTGCGGCCCTGGTTCAAACCGTTCGTGGTGGAGAACGACTTCACCTACGTCGGCATCGGCAAGAAGGGTGGCTACTGA